In a genomic window of Dickeya chrysanthemi NCPPB 402:
- the bioD gene encoding dethiobiotin synthase produces MKGVYFVSGIDTDIGKTVATGVLAKQLLQQGKSVITQKPVQTGCQNIADDIAVHRKIMGKPMQEADKQGLTMPEIFSYPASPHLAARLDGRALDLDKIRTATQELAAQYEVVLVEGAGGLMVPLTENLLTIDYIRQQGYPVILVTSGRLGSINHTLLSFAALKQYGIRLYSLVFNHIHDSRDAHIAQDSLSYLKCRLKADFSEAEWMELAKTDAV; encoded by the coding sequence ATGAAAGGCGTTTACTTCGTCAGCGGCATAGACACGGACATCGGCAAAACCGTCGCCACCGGCGTGTTGGCAAAACAATTGTTGCAGCAGGGCAAAAGCGTGATTACGCAAAAGCCCGTGCAAACCGGTTGCCAAAACATTGCCGACGACATCGCCGTCCATCGTAAAATCATGGGTAAACCCATGCAGGAAGCCGACAAACAAGGGCTGACCATGCCTGAAATCTTCAGTTATCCAGCTTCGCCTCATCTCGCTGCCCGTCTTGACGGCAGGGCTTTGGACTTGGACAAAATCCGCACCGCCACACAAGAATTGGCGGCGCAGTACGAAGTCGTTTTGGTCGAAGGCGCGGGCGGATTGATGGTTCCGCTGACGGAAAACCTGTTAACCATTGATTATATCCGTCAGCAAGGCTATCCCGTCATCCTCGTTACCAGCGGACGGCTTGGCAGTATCAACCACACTTTACTCAGTTTCGCAGCGCTCAAACAATACGGCATTCGCTTGTACAGCCTCGTGTTCAACCACATCCACGACAGCCGCGACGCACACATCGCCCAAGACAGCCTGAGCTACTTGAAATGCCGTCTGAAAGCCGATTTTTCCGAAGCGGAATGGATGGAGTTGGCAAAAACAGACGCGGTATAA
- a CDS encoding aminotransferase class III-fold pyridoxal phosphate-dependent enzyme gives RVLGAIGVIELEKGVDMARFQADCVAQGIWVRPFGRLVYLMPPYIISDGVLTKLADKTVQILKEHSK, from the coding sequence TGCGCGTTTTGGGCGCCATCGGCGTGATCGAGTTGGAAAAAGGCGTGGATATGGCGCGTTTTCAAGCGGATTGCGTGGCGCAGGGCATTTGGGTGCGCCCGTTCGGCAGGTTGGTGTATCTGATGCCGCCTTACATCATTTCAGACGGCGTTTTGACCAAACTTGCCGACAAAACCGTGCAAATCTTGAAGGAACACAGCAAATGA